GCGCTCGTCGCGCGCGCGGGAGGTCGATCATGACGCAGCTCAAGCCCCGACCCGTAGTCATCGCGGAAGCGCGGCCGCGCGGGAAGAAAGGCTCGGTGCTGCTCGGCATCCTGCGCACCACCGACCACAAGACGATCGGGTTGCTGTACCTGGGCACCTCCTTCGCGTTCTTCCTGGCCGGCGGCGCGATGGCGCTGCTGATGCGCACCGAACTCGCCCGGCCGGGCCTGCAGTTCCTGTCGCAGGAGCAGTACAACCAGCTGTTCACCATGCACGGCACGATCATGCTGCTGCTGTACGCGACGCCGAACGTGTTCGGGTTCGCCAATTTCGTGCTGCCGCTGCAGATCGGCTCACCGGACGTCGCCTTCCCGCGGCTGAACGCGTTCTCCTACTGGCTGTACCTTTTCGGCGGGTTGATCGTGATGGGCGCGTTCCTCACTCCGGCCGGCGCGCCGGACTTCGGCTGGACCGCGTACACGCCGCTGTCGGACGCCACCCACACGCCGGGCATCGGCGGCGACCTGTGGATCATGGGCCTCATCGTCGCCGGGCTCGGCACCATCCTCGGCGCCGTCAACATGTTGACCACGATTTTGTGCCTCCGCGCGCCGGGAATGATGATGTTCCGGATGCCGCTGTTCACCTGGAATATTTTCTTCACGGCGATCCTGATCCTGATCGTGTTCCCGATTCTGACCGCCGCGCTGTTCGCGCTGGAAGCCGACCGGCGGCTTGGCGCACACGTGTTCGATCCGGCCAACGGCGGTGCGATCCTGTGGCAGCACCTGTTCTGGTTCTTCGGTCATCCGGAGGTGTACATCGTCGCATTGCCGTATTTCGGGATCGTCACCGAAATCATTCCGGTGTTCAGCCGGAAACCGCTTTTCGGCTACCGGCTGATGGTGTTCGCGACGGTGGGCATCACCGCGTTGTCGGTGGCGGTCTGGGCGCATCACATGTTCGCCACCGGCGCGGTGCTGCTGCCGTTCTTCTCGATCATGACGTTCCTGATCGCGGTGCCGACCGGGATGAAGTTCTTCAACTGGATCGGCACCATGTGGCGGGGCGCGATCTCGTTCGAATCGCCGATGCTGTGGTCGATCGGGTTCATGGTCACCTTCCTGTTCGGCGGTCTGACCGGGGTCATCCTCGCCTCGCCCCCGCTGAACTTCCACGTCACCGACACTTACTTCGTGGTCGCGCACTTCCACTACGTGCTGTTCGGCACGATCGTGTTCGCCACTTTCGCCGGGATCTACTTCTGGTTCCCGAAGATGACCGGCCGGATGCTCGACGAGCCGCTCGCGAAATTGCATTTCTGGACGACTTTCATCGGCTTCCACACGACGTTCCTGGTGCAGCACTGGCTCGGGGTGGAAGGAATGCCGCGCAGGTACGCCGACTACCTGTCCTCGGACGGGTTCACGGTGCTGAACACGATCTCCACGATTGGTGCTTTTCTGCTCGGCGCCTCGGTGCTGCCGTTCATCTGGAACGTGGTGAAGAGCTACCGATACGGCGAGAAATGCGAAGTGGACGATCCATGGGGTTACGGCAATTCCCTGGAGTGGGCGACGTCGAGCCCGCCGCCGCGGCACAATTTCACCGAACTGCCCCGGATCCGTTCCGAACGGCCTGCCTTCGAACTGCACTATCCGGAGGCGGTGCAGCGGATGAGGGAGGAGCAGCACGTCCATTGGGGGCGGCGGGACAAGGTCGACGCCTGATCAGCGCTGCCGGAAGCCGGTGATCGGCGCGCGCCCGGCCCGCCGATCAGCTCCGCTGCTGCCGGAACTCGTCCAGCACGCGCCGTTCCCGCTTCGTCGGACGGCCCGCCCCTCGCTCCCGGCGGGCGACCGGGATCGCCGCTTCCGGCGGCGGTTTCGGGGTGCGGTCGATCAGGCAGGTGGCCGCGACTGCCGCGCCCACGCGTTTCTGGATGACCTGGACCACCTCGACCACCCGGGTCGTCGTGCCGATCCGGGCGCGGACCTCATCGCCGGGGACGACCGTGGTCGCCGGTTTCGCCGGACGGTCGTTCACGCGCACGTGGCCACCCCGGCAGGCGGCAGCGGCGTCGGCGCGCGTCTTGGTCAGCCGGACTGCCCAGAGCCAGCGGTCGATCCGGGTCGATTCCATGCGTCCATCATGTCGCGTCCCACCGCCAGCGCGCGCCGAGGATCCCCGGCGTCACGGCGGTCGACACGACGTGCGCCGGGAGACCAGCGGTCACCGGCAGTTCGGCGACCGCGGTCTCCGGCCCGCCCGGCGAGTCGAGCCGGTAGGCGTGGCAGGACCGCGGTTCGTCACCGGCCGGAAAGTGCAGTTCCATCAGGTGCTCGTGGACGGCGTTGCGGAACCGGCGCTCGTAGAAGGGCTCGGGCCGGTCGTCGGCGAACTCGAACTCGTACTCGGCGATCGCGGTTTCGCCCCGGTCGAGGCCGCGGCCGAGGACGAGTTCGCTCACCGTGTACCCCTCGTCGGCCAAGGTTTCGGTGCGCCCGGGCGAGCAGTAGCGGGTGCGTGCCAGCCGCGGCGGGCAGCCCGGCCCGGCTCCGTACGCGGTGACCAGCCGGACCTGTGTGTCGTCTTCGGTCGCGCGCAGCACCTCGCGCACTTCCAGCCGGTCCAGCCGCCGGTCCGCGCCGACGTGCACCGCCTCGTGCAGGCTCACCACCACCAGCGCTGACCGCTCGTCCGCCTCGAACGAGCTCAGCACCCGCAGTACCGGGTTTCGCGTGCCCCACAGCCGTTCCCATCGCACGACCGGCACCGGCGGCGGTCCCGGATCGCGGTCGAGCAGCCCGGTCAGCGAGTCCGGCGGCAGGTCGAGCACCTGCTCCAGGATCCGCACCGCGGCCCGGGACCGGGCGCGGCCGGGCGTGGTGCGGCCGGTGCGCCAGTAGCTGAGCGTGGTGGTGCTGACCGCCGCGCCGGCCGCGGCGAGCCGGTCGCGCACCCGGTCCAGCCCGAGCCCGCGCCGGTCGATGGCCAGCGTCAGCGCGCGGCTGAACGGCCCGTCCGCCAGCGCGTCGGCCAGCTGGTCCGGCGGCACGCCGGGACTTGTCGAGAACACCTTCGTCCTCCTCGGATCGCCCCCTCCCATTCCGCTGCCGGAAGGGGCGATCCGCAACCGTCGAAGGTCGGGTGTTGGCCGGTCAGCGGGCCGACTCGGCGATCGGCTCCTGGAGTTCGACGACCCATTCGCGCTCGTCGCCGGAAGTGTGCAGGTAGGTCTCGCGCGGGAATCCTTCGGCGCGGTGCCCGTGCTCGTCGGTCCACCGGGCCAGCTCCTGGTAGCCGGCCAGGACGCCGCTCATCGGGCCTCGGTGGAGCAGCGTCGCGGCGCGGGCGGCGGGCAGCTCGGCCACTTCGAGCCCGTTCGGCTCGGAGACCGCGCCGGACACCGGCAACGCGGCGTGCACGACGATCGGATCGTCCTCGCGGGCCGGCTTCTCGTAGTAGCAGACGAGCGGACCGGCCGGAGCGGCGTCGGAGCCTTCGAGCCGGCGGCCCAGTTCCTCGCAGAGCGGGCGCACGACCGGGGTGATCGCCTCCGGCGAGAAGCTGTCCACGGTGGCGGTGAGCCGGACGACGCGGGTCGCGGGGAGGTCTTTGACGATGATGTCGGACATGGCGTGCTCGCTTTCCAGCGTGCGGAGTCTCGCCTCGACCTCGGCAAGCCGGAGCCGGTCGGCGGCCAGCTGCTGCGCCAGCTCGGCGCGGCGCAGCAGCAGCATCCCGCGGACCTGCTCGGGCGTGACCTGCTCGGCCAGCAGTTCGCCGACCTCGCCGAGACCGAAACCGAGCTCCTTCAGCGCGACGATCCGGTTGAGCGTGGCCAGCTGGTCCGCCGAGTAGGAGCGGTAGCCGGTGTGCGGGTCGACCCGGGCGGGCCGGAGCAGGCCGAGCGCGTCGTAGTGCCGAAGCATCCGGACGGAAACCCGGCCGTGGCGGGCGAATTCTCCGATGGTGAACATGACCTCCCCAGCACACGCTCTGCCCCAGTGTGAGAGTCAAGTGTGCCTTCCGGGCCGGGAGCGGGCCGGCCCCCTGCGCCGACCCGCTCCGGCGGCCCCCTCGTCCCCCGACGAACGAGGGGGCCACGTCGGTCCGCCACCCTCCAGATACGGACCGGCGCCGGTCTTCGCGGCTCCCGCGAACGGAACAGCGCAGTCGGCGGGTCGTGACGGCGGTCGCCCGGAAACTCCCCCGAACGGGTTACCGGGCGTTGGTCCGTACGCTGGTCCGGGTGAATCGCACGGACCGGTTGTACGCGCTCGTCGAGGAGCTCCGGGCGATCGCGCCGCGCACTCGGACCGCCGCCTGGCTGGCCGGCCGGTTCGAGGTCAGCGTTCGCACGGTCGAACGCGATCTCGGCGCGTTGCGCGAGGCCGGCGTGCCGATCTGGACCGAGACCGGGCGGTCCGGCGGCTACGGCCTGGACCGCGAACGGACGTTGCCGCCGCTCGCGCTCACCGCGGAAGAAGCCATCGCGATCACCGTCGCGTTGCGTTCGGCCGCCGGTTCGCCGTTCGCCGCGGCCGCGCAGTCGGCGGCCCGGAAGGTGCTCGCGCGGCTGCCGACCGATGTCCGCGACGCCGAACAGCACTTGGCCGCCCGGTTGCACCAGGTCGGCGAGCCGGCGCCGCCGGTGGCGCACGGCGGGCTGATCGTGTCCGCGCTCGCCGCCCGGCGGGTCGTCCGGCTGTCCTATGTGGACGCCAAAGGGCACTCGACGGAACGGGCGTTGGAGCCGCTGGGGCTGCTGCGGGGCCCGGCGGGCTGGTACCTCCTGGGCTGGTGCCGGCTGCGCGACGCAGTGCGCGGCTTCCTGCTGGACCGCATCGGCGAGGTCGAGTTGACCGGTGAGCGGGTGCGGCGGCGCGAGGTGGACCTGGACGCGGAGCTGGCCCGGATTTCGGCCCGGCCGCTCGCGCAGTGACCTGCGCCACCGGGGCGGGAAACACCGACAGGACGGTGTCGCCGATGCCCGCGATCGTCATCGCATGGCAGAAAACCTGAACCCCGAAGAGATCCCCGCCCTCTGGTGCCGCATGTGGAACGAGGACGCAGCGCTCGCGCACCGGCTCCTCACCGACGACGGCAGGCAGTGGTCGGGCGCCAAACCCGGCCTCGACCCGCTGGTCGGCCCGGCCGACGCGGAGGCGTTCATCGCGAAGTACCAGCAGGACGTCGGCAACCGGTTCGTCCCGCGCACGCTCGTCGTCGACGGTGCCGACCGGCTCGCCTTCACCTGGGACGTCACCCGCCGCGACGGCGTGGTGATCACCGGTGCCGACATGTTCGTACTGGCGGGCGGGAAGGTCGCCCGGAACTGGACGATCCCGTCGCCGGACGGCCGCTCCGCGGTGGGGGACGGGCCGGGCGCGGGCAGCCTGGACCGGGACGAGCTGATCGCGCTGGCGAAGAACGCGCATCCGTGGCGGGGCGAGCTGGCGGCGGATCCGGCGCGGCAGACGGTCGCCGGGGTGTGGTCGGACGGCGTGCGCGGCGGGATCTCCGTGCTGGTCGCGGTCGACGGACGGGCCGACCGCGAGTGGGTAGTGCCGGGGACGCGCAGGCTGCCGTGAGCCCGAGGGCATGATGGCGGCATGGCGAACCGGGTTCTGCTGGCGGACGACGACCGGGCGATCCGCGAGTCGCTGGTCCGCGCGCTCGAGCTGGAGGGCTACGAGGTCAGCGAGGTAGCCGACGGCGTCTCGGCGCTCGCGACCGCGCGGCGGGAGGAGTTCGACGTCCTGATCGTCGACGTGATGATGCCCGGCGTCGACGGCCTCGGCGTGTGCCGCGTGCTGCGCGCGGACGGCGACCGCACTCCGGTGCTCATGCTGACCGCCCGGGTGGAGACCGCCGACCGAGTCGCCGGTCTGGACGCCGGAGCCGACGACTACTTGCCGAAACCTTTCGAACTGGACGAGCTGCTCGCCCGGCTCCGCGCGTTGCTGCGCCGCAGCGCCGACCCGGGCGAGCAGGCCCAGCGCGTGGTGCGGCTCGCCGGGCTGGCGGTCGACAGCGGCGCGCGCCGGGTGTGGTGGCACGACACCGAGGTGCCGTTGTCGAAGACTGAGTTCGACCTGTTGGAGCTGCTGGTGCGCAACGCCGGGATCGTGCTCGACCGCGGCACGATCCACCAGCGGATCTGGGGCTACGAATTCGGCCCGGAGTCGAAGAACCTGGCGGTGTACATCGGCTATCTGCGGCGGAAGCTGGAGCAGGCCGGCGCGGACGAGCTGATCCGTACCGTGCGCGGCGTCGGCTACGTGGTGCGGCCGTGAACCTGCGGGGGAAGCTGGCCGTCGCGTTCGCCGTGGTCGGCGGGGCGGCGGCGATCCTGGTGGGAGTGCTGGGCTATCAGACGAGCTCGCACCGGATCCGCGCGGAGCTCGACCGGTCGCTGCTGAACACCGCGGCGCAGGTCGCCGCCGGCGGGGTGCAGGTCCTCGCGCCGAGCCCGATCACCCGCGGCCCCGGCGACGACGACCACGACGAGGCGCAGCCGATGGTCGCCCAGTCGATCGCCCCGGACGGGACCGTGCGGCGGATCGGCGGGCGCCCGGTAGACCTGCCGGTGACGGCGGACGATCGCGCGCTGACCTCCGGCACCCGCTATACGGACGTAACGGTCGGATCGGACGGCTACCGGGTGCTGACCGTCGCGCTCGGCCCGGACCGCGGGTCGCTGCAGCTGGGCATCGACACCGACGAGACCCGGCGCGTCCTCGGCGATCTCGCCGAGCGGATGACCTGGGTGAGCGTCGCGGTGCTGGCCGGCGCCGCGCTGGCGGGCTGGCTGATCGCCCGCCAGATCACCCGGCGGCTGGTCCGGCTCACCCGGCTGACCGAGGAAGTGAGCGCGGGCAGCCGGCCCGGGATCGGCGTACCGGACCGCGGCCGCGACGAGGTCGGCCGGCTGTCCGCGTCGTTCGCGGAGATGCTGCGGCGGCTGGCCAGCGCCAGAGAGGACCAGGAGCGCCTGGTCCAGGACGCCGCGCACGAGCTGCGGACGCCGCTGACCAGCCTGCGGACCAACGCGAGCGTGCTGCGGCGGTTCGCGGAGCTGTCTCCGGACGCGCGGCAGCGGCTGCTCGCGGACGTGGACGGGGAGACGCGCGAGCTGACGCATCTGGTCGAGGAGCTGGTGGAACTCGCCACCGGGCAGCACGACGACGAGCCGCGGCAGCCGGTCGAACTGCGCGAGCCGGCGGAGCGGGCCGCCGAGCGGGTGCGCCGTCGATCGGGACGGGAGATCTCGGTCGACGCGGACGGAACGACCACCGACGGACGGCCGAAGGCGCTCGAACGGGCGATGACGAATCTGCTGGAGAACGCGGTGAAGTTCGGCGGCGGGCCGGTGGCGCTGCGGGTGCGCGACGGCCGGGTCGAGGTGGCCGACCGCGGGCCGGGGATCGCCGAGGAGGACGCGGACCGGGTGTTCGACCGGTTCTACCGGGCCGCGGACGCCCGCTCGCTGCCCGGTTCCGGGCTGGGCTTGGCGATCGTGCGGGAGGTCGCGCGCTCGCACGGCGGTTCGGTGTTCGCCGGTCCGCGCGACGGCGGTGGAGCGGTGGTCGGATTCACCGTCGCTCTTACCGGATTCATACCTTGATCTTGCCCGCGGTTAACGGCGTTCGGCCAGAGTGAGGGGTGCTGGTTCGATCTTGTCCTGGAAGGCGTCATGACGACTGTCAACGGCTTGCCCGCCCACATCCTGCTCGTGCACGCGATCGTCGTGCTGCTGCCGCTTTCGGCATTGCTGCTGGTCCTGACCGCGTGGCTGCCCGCGGTACGGCGGCGCCTCGCCGGCGCGAACGCGATCTTGTCGGTGCTCGTGGTCGTCCTCGTGCCGATCACGACGGACGCCGGGGAGTGGCTGGAGCGGAGGGTGGCGCGGACGGCGTTGCTGCGTACGCACACCGAGCTGGGCGACACGGCGGTGTGGGCGGCGATTCCGGTGGCGCTGCTGGCGTTGGCGGTGTGGTGGCGGCAGCGGGAAGCGGCGGCCGCCCCGGTCGCCGGGGCACGGGGCACTGCCGGAGCCAGTGCCGTCGGCGGGCAGCTGCCGGGTCCGGACGGCGCGCAGGCGACCGGGTCGGTCGCGACCCGAACGGAGAGCGATTCCCGCCCCGCCGCGTCCGGGCGACGCACCTTCCTGGCTCCGGCGTCGAAGGCCGTCAGCGTCACCTTGATCGTGCTGTCCGTCCTGGCCGCCGCGGCGGCCTGCTACGACATCGTCCGGATCGGCGATTCCGGCGCGCAGGTCAGCTGGCAGGGCAAGTTCCAGCAGAACGCGGCACCGCGCGAGCACTGAGACCGCTTGACTGAAAGTCCGTGAAGGGCCCCTTGAGGGAATCAGATTCCGACTTGTATGTGGTGACCGGTTGGATTGGCTGGCTGATCACTGGTCGTAGTCTGCCGGAAGTGCCGGGCTGGGATCGCTCGTGAGATTCCTGCCGCCCTTGTGCGGGCTGGCTCGTTGAGGGTGTGTGTCCTGGTCCGGCACCGGCTGCGGTCTGACTCAACAGAGGTTCGGGCACCACAAGCTGAAAGTCGGAATGTCGACCGCGGTTTCCCGTATCTGACGAGGAAGGAACGCGGTTGATGGTCGTGATCGGAGTCGACCCGCACAAGTCCAGTCACACTGCGGCGGCGCTCGACCCGGGCAGCGACGCGACGCTGGACACCGTCCGCATCGACGCGGCATTGCCGGAATACCGGAAGCTGCTGGTCTGGGCCCGGCGGTTCGGGCAACGCCGCTGGGCGGTGGAAAACGCCTGGGGGCTCGGCCGTCATCTGGCGCAGTGGCTCACCGCGCGGGGCGAGACCGTCGTGGACGTCCCCGCGACCGCGACCGCGCGGGTGCGGCAGCTCTCGCGGGGCCGCCGGAAGAACGACGCCCTGGACGCCGCGGCGGCGGCCAGCGTGGCAGCGCTGCAGGGCGACGGGACCCCGGTGACCGCCGAGGGGCTCTCGACGGTGCTGGGGATGCTCGACGAGCGGCGGACCAACCTCACCCGGCAACGCACCCGGACGGTCAACCAGCTGCACGCCCTGCTGCGCGAACTGATGCCCGGCGGCGCACCCGCCGACCTGACCGCCGGCCAGGCGGCCGCGATGCTGGCGCGGGTCCGGCCGGCCTCTCCGGCGGAGCAGGCCCGCAAGGACCTCGCGCGGGACCTGGTCGCCGACATCCGCGCACTGGACACCCGTGTGAAGACGAACCAGAAGCGCATGCAGCAGGCCGTCGCCGATTCCGGCAGCAGCCTGCCCGACGTCGTCGGCATAGGCCCGGTGGTGGCCGCGCGGCTGATCGGGCGCACCGGTCGCGCCTCGCGGTTCCCGACAGCAGCGGCCTTCGCCGTCCACGCCGGCGCGGCGCCGATCGAGATCGCCAGCGCCGGCACGGCGCGGCACCGGCTGTCGCGCCAGGGCGACCGCAAGCTGAACAATGCCCTGCACACGATCGCCTTGACCCAGGTGCGCATGTCCGGAACCAGAGGACGCCTCTACTACGACCGCAAGATCGCCGAGGGCAAGACTCACAAAGAAGCGATGCGCTGCCTGAAACGCCGTCTGGCCGACCACGTCTGGCGAGTCATGATCGCCGACCAGCGCCGGCAGACACGAGCGGCGGGCCCGGGAGGACACGCGGGGGCGACTCTGACATCCAGCGCGACCAGCCCTACCCCGACGGCCGGCTCTTCGGACAAGTCACTTCCCGGACCCGCCAACCACAACTCTACGACACCGAACCCAGCAGCTTGACAAACACAGAGGAACCCTCAAGGGGCCCTTCACGGACGGGTCAGGCGGGGTCAGGCGCCGATCCGCCGCTCGAACCCGTCCGGCACGATCAGATCGTCCCGGCTGAGATCCCGCACGCTGCGGTGCCCGAGCGCCAGCAGCGTGGAATCGATGCCGTTGCGCAGCACGTCCAGGACGTTCTCCACACCGGACTGTCCGCCCGCGGCCAGGCCCCACAGGTACGCGCGTCCGATCAGCACCGCGCGCGCTCCGAGCGCCAGCGCCTTCACCACGTCGCTGCCGCGGCGGATTCCGCCGTCCAGCAACACTTCCACCTCGTTTCCGACCGCTTCCGCGACCGCTGGCAGCGCGCGGATCGTCGCGGGCGTGCCGTCGAGGTTGTTGCCGCCGTGGTTGGACACCGAGATCGCGCTGACGCCGGCGTCGACCGCGCGCCGCGCCTCGTCGACCCGGTACACGCCCTTCAGCAGGAACGGCCCGTCCCACTGCTTCCGCAGCCAGCTCACGTCGTCCCAGGTCGGCGGCGCGGTCTGCATCCACTGGCCGTAGGCGTTGAAGAACGTCGGCACCGGGCTGCCCGGCTCGGCCATGTTCGGCACGCTGAGGTCGGGCAGTTTCCGGGTGCGCGCGTAGGCGAGCAGCCAGCGCGGGTGCAGCATGCCCTCGGGCGCGAACCGGAGGAGCTCGCGCAGGGTGAGCTTGTCCGGGATGTGCGGGCTGCCCCAGTCGCGGCTGTGCGAGAACGACCAGTCCAGGGTGAGGACGATGCCGACCGCGCCGGCCGATCGAGCGCGCTCCAGCCGGCCCAGGATGTCGTCGCGGGTGCCGGTCCAGTAGACCTGGAAATAGGTGTTCGGGTTGGCCGCGACCACCTCCTCGATCGGCTTGCTGGCGAACGACGACAGGCCGATCGAGGTGCCGCGCGCGGCGGCGGCGCGAGCGACGGCGACCTCGCCGTCCGGGTGCACCGCCTGCACGCCGGTCGGCGAGATCAGTACCGGCAGCGCGACGTCGCGGCCGAGCACGTTCGTGCTCAGGTCGCGTTCGCCGGGCAGCCCGGCGGTGCGCGGGGCGAACCGGAGCTCGTCGTAGGCGGCCAGGTTGTCCTGCAGCGTCAGGCCCTTTTCCGACCCGGCGATCAGCGCCGAGTAGACCGACGACGGGAGCCGTTTCTTCGCGCGCCGTTGCGCTTCCGCGACGGACTCGAACCAGGTGGTGCTCATTGTTTTCCCTTCCGGTCGACGCGCAAGGGGCGCCAGGTGATGCGCGGCCGCAGCGGGACCGCGGTCCGGTGGTTTAAGCAGCCCGCCCACACCCCGGCGCCATACGCGAGGTCGTCGGCGATCGCGCCGGCGGTGTAGCGGAACGGATCCAGGCCGGGCCGGTTCTTGGCCCAGGCGGTCAAGGGGGGTCCGGCGAGCAGCGACGCGATCGCGGCTCGCCGTCCCCAGCGCCGCCGCCCTCCGGGCAGGAGCAGCGCGGCGAGCAGGGGAGCGGCGAATTGCGTGCCGTAGCGGCCGAATCCGAGCCAGGTTTGGCCGACCGCGGTCGCCATCGCCGGAACGACGCCGTTCGTGGGCACGTCGCCGCGCCGGAGGGCGCGGGTCATGCTCAGCACCGCGCCCGCGAACCCGGCCGAGGCGAGCAGCGGACGGCGGGCGAGGAGCGCGGCGGCGGTCAGCGTCGGCCAGGGGTGCAGGACGAGCGGGGCCATCGCGTCCGGGCGGCGCAGCGCGAGCGGGGCGGCGGATGTTCCGTAG
This sequence is a window from Amycolatopsis benzoatilytica AK 16/65. Protein-coding genes within it:
- the ctaD gene encoding cytochrome c oxidase subunit I — protein: MTQLKPRPVVIAEARPRGKKGSVLLGILRTTDHKTIGLLYLGTSFAFFLAGGAMALLMRTELARPGLQFLSQEQYNQLFTMHGTIMLLLYATPNVFGFANFVLPLQIGSPDVAFPRLNAFSYWLYLFGGLIVMGAFLTPAGAPDFGWTAYTPLSDATHTPGIGGDLWIMGLIVAGLGTILGAVNMLTTILCLRAPGMMMFRMPLFTWNIFFTAILILIVFPILTAALFALEADRRLGAHVFDPANGGAILWQHLFWFFGHPEVYIVALPYFGIVTEIIPVFSRKPLFGYRLMVFATVGITALSVAVWAHHMFATGAVLLPFFSIMTFLIAVPTGMKFFNWIGTMWRGAISFESPMLWSIGFMVTFLFGGLTGVILASPPLNFHVTDTYFVVAHFHYVLFGTIVFATFAGIYFWFPKMTGRMLDEPLAKLHFWTTFIGFHTTFLVQHWLGVEGMPRRYADYLSSDGFTVLNTISTIGAFLLGASVLPFIWNVVKSYRYGEKCEVDDPWGYGNSLEWATSSPPPRHNFTELPRIRSERPAFELHYPEAVQRMREEQHVHWGRRDKVDA
- a CDS encoding RNA-binding S4 domain-containing protein; translated protein: MESTRIDRWLWAVRLTKTRADAAAACRGGHVRVNDRPAKPATTVVPGDEVRARIGTTTRVVEVVQVIQKRVGAAVAATCLIDRTPKPPPEAAIPVARRERGAGRPTKRERRVLDEFRQQRS
- a CDS encoding MerR family transcriptional regulator, whose amino-acid sequence is MFTIGEFARHGRVSVRMLRHYDALGLLRPARVDPHTGYRSYSADQLATLNRIVALKELGFGLGEVGELLAEQVTPEQVRGMLLLRRAELAQQLAADRLRLAEVEARLRTLESEHAMSDIIVKDLPATRVVRLTATVDSFSPEAITPVVRPLCEELGRRLEGSDAAPAGPLVCYYEKPAREDDPIVVHAALPVSGAVSEPNGLEVAELPAARAATLLHRGPMSGVLAGYQELARWTDEHGHRAEGFPRETYLHTSGDEREWVVELQEPIAESAR
- a CDS encoding helix-turn-helix transcriptional regulator, producing the protein MNRTDRLYALVEELRAIAPRTRTAAWLAGRFEVSVRTVERDLGALREAGVPIWTETGRSGGYGLDRERTLPPLALTAEEAIAITVALRSAAGSPFAAAAQSAARKVLARLPTDVRDAEQHLAARLHQVGEPAPPVAHGGLIVSALAARRVVRLSYVDAKGHSTERALEPLGLLRGPAGWYLLGWCRLRDAVRGFLLDRIGEVELTGERVRRREVDLDAELARISARPLAQ
- a CDS encoding nuclear transport factor 2 family protein — translated: MAENLNPEEIPALWCRMWNEDAALAHRLLTDDGRQWSGAKPGLDPLVGPADAEAFIAKYQQDVGNRFVPRTLVVDGADRLAFTWDVTRRDGVVITGADMFVLAGGKVARNWTIPSPDGRSAVGDGPGAGSLDRDELIALAKNAHPWRGELAADPARQTVAGVWSDGVRGGISVLVAVDGRADREWVVPGTRRLP
- a CDS encoding response regulator transcription factor; this translates as MANRVLLADDDRAIRESLVRALELEGYEVSEVADGVSALATARREEFDVLIVDVMMPGVDGLGVCRVLRADGDRTPVLMLTARVETADRVAGLDAGADDYLPKPFELDELLARLRALLRRSADPGEQAQRVVRLAGLAVDSGARRVWWHDTEVPLSKTEFDLLELLVRNAGIVLDRGTIHQRIWGYEFGPESKNLAVYIGYLRRKLEQAGADELIRTVRGVGYVVRP
- a CDS encoding HAMP domain-containing sensor histidine kinase, with product MNLRGKLAVAFAVVGGAAAILVGVLGYQTSSHRIRAELDRSLLNTAAQVAAGGVQVLAPSPITRGPGDDDHDEAQPMVAQSIAPDGTVRRIGGRPVDLPVTADDRALTSGTRYTDVTVGSDGYRVLTVALGPDRGSLQLGIDTDETRRVLGDLAERMTWVSVAVLAGAALAGWLIARQITRRLVRLTRLTEEVSAGSRPGIGVPDRGRDEVGRLSASFAEMLRRLASAREDQERLVQDAAHELRTPLTSLRTNASVLRRFAELSPDARQRLLADVDGETRELTHLVEELVELATGQHDDEPRQPVELREPAERAAERVRRRSGREISVDADGTTTDGRPKALERAMTNLLENAVKFGGGPVALRVRDGRVEVADRGPGIAEEDADRVFDRFYRAADARSLPGSGLGLAIVREVARSHGGSVFAGPRDGGGAVVGFTVALTGFIP
- a CDS encoding DUF2231 domain-containing protein; protein product: MTTVNGLPAHILLVHAIVVLLPLSALLLVLTAWLPAVRRRLAGANAILSVLVVVLVPITTDAGEWLERRVARTALLRTHTELGDTAVWAAIPVALLALAVWWRQREAAAAPVAGARGTAGASAVGGQLPGPDGAQATGSVATRTESDSRPAASGRRTFLAPASKAVSVTLIVLSVLAAAAACYDIVRIGDSGAQVSWQGKFQQNAAPREH
- a CDS encoding IS110 family transposase, producing MVVIGVDPHKSSHTAAALDPGSDATLDTVRIDAALPEYRKLLVWARRFGQRRWAVENAWGLGRHLAQWLTARGETVVDVPATATARVRQLSRGRRKNDALDAAAAASVAALQGDGTPVTAEGLSTVLGMLDERRTNLTRQRTRTVNQLHALLRELMPGGAPADLTAGQAAAMLARVRPASPAEQARKDLARDLVADIRALDTRVKTNQKRMQQAVADSGSSLPDVVGIGPVVAARLIGRTGRASRFPTAAAFAVHAGAAPIEIASAGTARHRLSRQGDRKLNNALHTIALTQVRMSGTRGRLYYDRKIAEGKTHKEAMRCLKRRLADHVWRVMIADQRRQTRAAGPGGHAGATLTSSATSPTPTAGSSDKSLPGPANHNSTTPNPAA
- the mftD gene encoding pre-mycofactocin synthase MftD (MftD, an enzyme found in the mycofactocin biosynthesis locus, performs an oxidative deamination of 3-amino-5-[(p-hydroxyphenyl)methyl]-4,4-dimethyl-2-pyrrolidinone (AHDP). The resulting compound, now called pre-mycofactocin (PMFT), is a biologically active redox cofactor that can oxidize the non-exchangeable NADH of TIGR03971 family SDR-type oxidoreductases.), yielding MSTTWFESVAEAQRRAKKRLPSSVYSALIAGSEKGLTLQDNLAAYDELRFAPRTAGLPGERDLSTNVLGRDVALPVLISPTGVQAVHPDGEVAVARAAAARGTSIGLSSFASKPIEEVVAANPNTYFQVYWTGTRDDILGRLERARSAGAVGIVLTLDWSFSHSRDWGSPHIPDKLTLRELLRFAPEGMLHPRWLLAYARTRKLPDLSVPNMAEPGSPVPTFFNAYGQWMQTAPPTWDDVSWLRKQWDGPFLLKGVYRVDEARRAVDAGVSAISVSNHGGNNLDGTPATIRALPAVAEAVGNEVEVLLDGGIRRGSDVVKALALGARAVLIGRAYLWGLAAGGQSGVENVLDVLRNGIDSTLLALGHRSVRDLSRDDLIVPDGFERRIGA